A region from the Salvelinus fontinalis isolate EN_2023a chromosome 23, ASM2944872v1, whole genome shotgun sequence genome encodes:
- the LOC129821120 gene encoding ETS translocation variant 5-like isoform X1 has product MDRFYDQQVPFMVPPNQKCHVEEPYSRPVIDNRKRKFVDTELAQDTEDLFQDLSQLQEIWIAEGKLSSQVPDDEQFVPDFQSDSLMFHGPPQTKIKRELSPSKELSPCSQDRSLMPYGEKCLYSYSAYERKPGLGYKPLTPPSTPVSLCSSTNTPGTHPLSEQTPPPQIPNQNQVLGPHPLQHGQSGNQAVGSAHSQQRPLSLHSQSPPFAVPCPPSHLSQDGTYSPEHRFQRQMSEPCLPFPPSESQARPQFLAQQQAPSHSTLPRDGRPPYHRQMSEPLVPGLHGFKQELLDPRYTEEGVPSMGSQAAFHPMAIKQEPRDFCFDSEVPICQSTFGRAGTFYQNNHESFSFRELHLYYDDTCVVPDRLEGKVKQEPSVYRDCPPYQRRGSLQLWQFLVTLLDDPANGHFIAWTGRGMEFKLIEPEEVARRWGIQKNRPAMNYDKLSRSLRYYYEKGIMQKVKVAGERYVYKFVCDPEALFSMAFPDNQRPNLKADPDSLPCGQVDDDTLPLTHYDKNTPYLVDSGEQCVGGLPFPDGYGY; this is encoded by the exons ATGGACCGATTCTACGACCAGCAAGTCCCATTTATGGTCCCACCCAAT CAGAAATGTCATGTGGAGGAACCATACAGCAGACCAGTCATCGACAACAGGAAAAGGAAGTTTGTAGACACAGAACTCGCCCAGGACACGGAAG ACCTGTTCCAAGACCTCAGCCAGTTACAGGAGATTTGGATTGCAGAAGGTAAGTTATCTT ccCAGGTACCTGATGACGAACAGTTTGTCCCAGATTTCCAGTCGGATAGCT tgATGTTTCATGGCCCCCCACAAACCAAGATTAAACGGGAACTGAGTCCTTCCAAAGAGCTTTCTCCTTGTAGCCAGGACAGGAGTCTCATGCCATACGGAGAGAAGTGCCTTTACAGCTACAG TGCCTATGAGAGGAAACCCGGTTTGGGCTACAAGCCATTGACCCCTCCCTCTACACCTGTGTCACTGTGCAGCTCTACCAACACCCCAGGGACACACCCACTCAGTGAGCAGACTCCTCCCCCTCAAATACCCAATCAGAACCAGGTGCTTGGGCCACATCCACTGCAGCATGGGCAGTCTGGCAACCAAGCAGTCGGCTCCGCCCACAGCCAGCAGAGGCCGCTCTCACTCCACAGCCAGAGCCCGCCCTTCGCAGTGCCCTGCCCACCCTCACACCTCAGTCAGGATGGTACCTACAGCCCTGAGCACAG GTTCCAGAGGCAGATGTCGGAGCCgtgtctccccttccctccctctgagAGCCAGGCTCGCCCCCAGTTCCTGGCCCAGCAGCAGGCCCCCAGCCACAGCACCCTGCCCAGGGATGGGAGGCCTCCCTACCACCGCCAGATGTCTGAGCCCCTGGTCCCTGGTCTACATGGCTTCAAGCAAGAGCTGCTGGACCCCCGCTACACCGAGGAGGGTGTCCCCTCCATGGGCTCTCAGGCTGCCTTCCACCCCATGGCCATCAAGCAGGAGCCCCGGGACTTCTGCTTCGACTCTG AAGTGCCTATCTGTCAGTCTACATTTGGAAGAGCAGGGACCTTCTACCAAAACAACCATGAAA GTTTCTCCTTCAGAGAGCTTCACCTGTACTATGACGATACCTGTGTGGTTCCTGACAGACTtgaag GGAAGGTCAAGCAAGAGCCCTCAGTGTACCGTGACTGCCCTCCATACCAGCGTCGCGGCTCTCTGCAGCTCTGGCAGTTCCTGGTCACCCTATTGGACGACCCGGCCAACGGTCACTTCATCGCCTGGACAGGCCGGGGCATGGAGTTCAAACTAATAGAGCCTGAAGAG GTGGCTCGCCGCTGGGGCATCCAGAAGAACAGGCCAGCCATGAACTATGACAAGCTGAGTCGTTCTCTGCGCTACTACTACGAGAAGGGCATCATGCAGAAGGTAAAG GTGGCTGGTGAAAGGTATGTGTACAAGTTTGTGTGTGACCCTGAGGCCCTGTTCTCCATGGCCTTCCCTGACAACCAAAGGCCCAACCTGAAGGCCGACCCAGACAGTCTGCCCTGCGGTCAGGTAGACGACGACACCCTGCCTCTCACCCACTACGACAAGAACACCCCTTACCTGGTGGACTCTGgggagcagtgtgtaggaggcCTACCCTTCCCTGATGGCTACGGCTACTGA
- the LOC129821120 gene encoding ETS translocation variant 5-like isoform X3: MDRFYDQQVPFMVPPNQKCHVEEPYSRPVIDNRKRKFVDTELAQDTEDLFQDLSQLQEIWIAEAQVPDDEQFVPDFQSDSLMFHGPPQTKIKRELSPSKELSPCSQDRSLMPYGEKCLYSYSAYERKPGLGYKPLTPPSTPVSLCSSTNTPGTHPLSEQTPPPQIPNQNQVLGPHPLQHGQSGNQAVGSAHSQQRPLSLHSQSPPFAVPCPPSHLSQDGTYSPEHRFQRQMSEPCLPFPPSESQARPQFLAQQQAPSHSTLPRDGRPPYHRQMSEPLVPGLHGFKQELLDPRYTEEGVPSMGSQAAFHPMAIKQEPRDFCFDSEVPICQSTFGRAGTFYQNNHESFSFRELHLYYDDTCVVPDRLEGKVKQEPSVYRDCPPYQRRGSLQLWQFLVTLLDDPANGHFIAWTGRGMEFKLIEPEEVARRWGIQKNRPAMNYDKLSRSLRYYYEKGIMQKVKVAGERYVYKFVCDPEALFSMAFPDNQRPNLKADPDSLPCGQVDDDTLPLTHYDKNTPYLVDSGEQCVGGLPFPDGYGY, encoded by the exons ATGGACCGATTCTACGACCAGCAAGTCCCATTTATGGTCCCACCCAAT CAGAAATGTCATGTGGAGGAACCATACAGCAGACCAGTCATCGACAACAGGAAAAGGAAGTTTGTAGACACAGAACTCGCCCAGGACACGGAAG ACCTGTTCCAAGACCTCAGCCAGTTACAGGAGATTTGGATTGCAGAAG ccCAGGTACCTGATGACGAACAGTTTGTCCCAGATTTCCAGTCGGATAGCT tgATGTTTCATGGCCCCCCACAAACCAAGATTAAACGGGAACTGAGTCCTTCCAAAGAGCTTTCTCCTTGTAGCCAGGACAGGAGTCTCATGCCATACGGAGAGAAGTGCCTTTACAGCTACAG TGCCTATGAGAGGAAACCCGGTTTGGGCTACAAGCCATTGACCCCTCCCTCTACACCTGTGTCACTGTGCAGCTCTACCAACACCCCAGGGACACACCCACTCAGTGAGCAGACTCCTCCCCCTCAAATACCCAATCAGAACCAGGTGCTTGGGCCACATCCACTGCAGCATGGGCAGTCTGGCAACCAAGCAGTCGGCTCCGCCCACAGCCAGCAGAGGCCGCTCTCACTCCACAGCCAGAGCCCGCCCTTCGCAGTGCCCTGCCCACCCTCACACCTCAGTCAGGATGGTACCTACAGCCCTGAGCACAG GTTCCAGAGGCAGATGTCGGAGCCgtgtctccccttccctccctctgagAGCCAGGCTCGCCCCCAGTTCCTGGCCCAGCAGCAGGCCCCCAGCCACAGCACCCTGCCCAGGGATGGGAGGCCTCCCTACCACCGCCAGATGTCTGAGCCCCTGGTCCCTGGTCTACATGGCTTCAAGCAAGAGCTGCTGGACCCCCGCTACACCGAGGAGGGTGTCCCCTCCATGGGCTCTCAGGCTGCCTTCCACCCCATGGCCATCAAGCAGGAGCCCCGGGACTTCTGCTTCGACTCTG AAGTGCCTATCTGTCAGTCTACATTTGGAAGAGCAGGGACCTTCTACCAAAACAACCATGAAA GTTTCTCCTTCAGAGAGCTTCACCTGTACTATGACGATACCTGTGTGGTTCCTGACAGACTtgaag GGAAGGTCAAGCAAGAGCCCTCAGTGTACCGTGACTGCCCTCCATACCAGCGTCGCGGCTCTCTGCAGCTCTGGCAGTTCCTGGTCACCCTATTGGACGACCCGGCCAACGGTCACTTCATCGCCTGGACAGGCCGGGGCATGGAGTTCAAACTAATAGAGCCTGAAGAG GTGGCTCGCCGCTGGGGCATCCAGAAGAACAGGCCAGCCATGAACTATGACAAGCTGAGTCGTTCTCTGCGCTACTACTACGAGAAGGGCATCATGCAGAAGGTAAAG GTGGCTGGTGAAAGGTATGTGTACAAGTTTGTGTGTGACCCTGAGGCCCTGTTCTCCATGGCCTTCCCTGACAACCAAAGGCCCAACCTGAAGGCCGACCCAGACAGTCTGCCCTGCGGTCAGGTAGACGACGACACCCTGCCTCTCACCCACTACGACAAGAACACCCCTTACCTGGTGGACTCTGgggagcagtgtgtaggaggcCTACCCTTCCCTGATGGCTACGGCTACTGA
- the LOC129821120 gene encoding ETS translocation variant 5-like isoform X2 translates to MDRFYDQQVPFMVPPNQKCHVEEPYSRPVIDNRKRKFVDTELAQDTEDLFQDLSQLQEIWIAEGKLSSQVPDDEQFVPDFQSDSLMFHGPPQTKIKRELSPSKELSPCSQDRSLMPYGEKCLYSYSAYERKPGLGYKPLTPPSTPVSLCSSTNTPGTHPLSEQTPPPQIPNQNQVLGPHPLQHGQSGNQAVGSAHSQQRPLSLHSQSPPFAVPCPPSHLSQDGTYSPEHRFQRQMSEPCLPFPPSESQARPQFLAQQQAPSHSTLPRDGRPPYHRQMSEPLVPGLHGFKQELLDPRYTEEGVPSMGSQAAFHPMAIKQEPRDFCFDSEVPICQSTFGRAGTFYQNNHESFSFRELHLYYDDTCVVPDRLEGKVKQEPSVYRDCPPYQRRGSLQLWQFLVTLLDDPANGHFIAWTGRGMEFKLIEPEEVARRWGIQKNRPAMNYDKLSRSLRYYYEKGIMQKVAGERYVYKFVCDPEALFSMAFPDNQRPNLKADPDSLPCGQVDDDTLPLTHYDKNTPYLVDSGEQCVGGLPFPDGYGY, encoded by the exons ATGGACCGATTCTACGACCAGCAAGTCCCATTTATGGTCCCACCCAAT CAGAAATGTCATGTGGAGGAACCATACAGCAGACCAGTCATCGACAACAGGAAAAGGAAGTTTGTAGACACAGAACTCGCCCAGGACACGGAAG ACCTGTTCCAAGACCTCAGCCAGTTACAGGAGATTTGGATTGCAGAAGGTAAGTTATCTT ccCAGGTACCTGATGACGAACAGTTTGTCCCAGATTTCCAGTCGGATAGCT tgATGTTTCATGGCCCCCCACAAACCAAGATTAAACGGGAACTGAGTCCTTCCAAAGAGCTTTCTCCTTGTAGCCAGGACAGGAGTCTCATGCCATACGGAGAGAAGTGCCTTTACAGCTACAG TGCCTATGAGAGGAAACCCGGTTTGGGCTACAAGCCATTGACCCCTCCCTCTACACCTGTGTCACTGTGCAGCTCTACCAACACCCCAGGGACACACCCACTCAGTGAGCAGACTCCTCCCCCTCAAATACCCAATCAGAACCAGGTGCTTGGGCCACATCCACTGCAGCATGGGCAGTCTGGCAACCAAGCAGTCGGCTCCGCCCACAGCCAGCAGAGGCCGCTCTCACTCCACAGCCAGAGCCCGCCCTTCGCAGTGCCCTGCCCACCCTCACACCTCAGTCAGGATGGTACCTACAGCCCTGAGCACAG GTTCCAGAGGCAGATGTCGGAGCCgtgtctccccttccctccctctgagAGCCAGGCTCGCCCCCAGTTCCTGGCCCAGCAGCAGGCCCCCAGCCACAGCACCCTGCCCAGGGATGGGAGGCCTCCCTACCACCGCCAGATGTCTGAGCCCCTGGTCCCTGGTCTACATGGCTTCAAGCAAGAGCTGCTGGACCCCCGCTACACCGAGGAGGGTGTCCCCTCCATGGGCTCTCAGGCTGCCTTCCACCCCATGGCCATCAAGCAGGAGCCCCGGGACTTCTGCTTCGACTCTG AAGTGCCTATCTGTCAGTCTACATTTGGAAGAGCAGGGACCTTCTACCAAAACAACCATGAAA GTTTCTCCTTCAGAGAGCTTCACCTGTACTATGACGATACCTGTGTGGTTCCTGACAGACTtgaag GGAAGGTCAAGCAAGAGCCCTCAGTGTACCGTGACTGCCCTCCATACCAGCGTCGCGGCTCTCTGCAGCTCTGGCAGTTCCTGGTCACCCTATTGGACGACCCGGCCAACGGTCACTTCATCGCCTGGACAGGCCGGGGCATGGAGTTCAAACTAATAGAGCCTGAAGAG GTGGCTCGCCGCTGGGGCATCCAGAAGAACAGGCCAGCCATGAACTATGACAAGCTGAGTCGTTCTCTGCGCTACTACTACGAGAAGGGCATCATGCAGAAG GTGGCTGGTGAAAGGTATGTGTACAAGTTTGTGTGTGACCCTGAGGCCCTGTTCTCCATGGCCTTCCCTGACAACCAAAGGCCCAACCTGAAGGCCGACCCAGACAGTCTGCCCTGCGGTCAGGTAGACGACGACACCCTGCCTCTCACCCACTACGACAAGAACACCCCTTACCTGGTGGACTCTGgggagcagtgtgtaggaggcCTACCCTTCCCTGATGGCTACGGCTACTGA
- the LOC129821120 gene encoding ETS translocation variant 5-like isoform X4, with the protein MDRFYDQQVPFMVPPNQKCHVEEPYSRPVIDNRKRKFVDTELAQDTEDLFQDLSQLQEIWIAEAQVPDDEQFVPDFQSDSLMFHGPPQTKIKRELSPSKELSPCSQDRSLMPYGEKCLYSYSAYERKPGLGYKPLTPPSTPVSLCSSTNTPGTHPLSEQTPPPQIPNQNQVLGPHPLQHGQSGNQAVGSAHSQQRPLSLHSQSPPFAVPCPPSHLSQDGTYSPEHRFQRQMSEPCLPFPPSESQARPQFLAQQQAPSHSTLPRDGRPPYHRQMSEPLVPGLHGFKQELLDPRYTEEGVPSMGSQAAFHPMAIKQEPRDFCFDSEVPICQSTFGRAGTFYQNNHESFSFRELHLYYDDTCVVPDRLEGKVKQEPSVYRDCPPYQRRGSLQLWQFLVTLLDDPANGHFIAWTGRGMEFKLIEPEEVARRWGIQKNRPAMNYDKLSRSLRYYYEKGIMQKVAGERYVYKFVCDPEALFSMAFPDNQRPNLKADPDSLPCGQVDDDTLPLTHYDKNTPYLVDSGEQCVGGLPFPDGYGY; encoded by the exons ATGGACCGATTCTACGACCAGCAAGTCCCATTTATGGTCCCACCCAAT CAGAAATGTCATGTGGAGGAACCATACAGCAGACCAGTCATCGACAACAGGAAAAGGAAGTTTGTAGACACAGAACTCGCCCAGGACACGGAAG ACCTGTTCCAAGACCTCAGCCAGTTACAGGAGATTTGGATTGCAGAAG ccCAGGTACCTGATGACGAACAGTTTGTCCCAGATTTCCAGTCGGATAGCT tgATGTTTCATGGCCCCCCACAAACCAAGATTAAACGGGAACTGAGTCCTTCCAAAGAGCTTTCTCCTTGTAGCCAGGACAGGAGTCTCATGCCATACGGAGAGAAGTGCCTTTACAGCTACAG TGCCTATGAGAGGAAACCCGGTTTGGGCTACAAGCCATTGACCCCTCCCTCTACACCTGTGTCACTGTGCAGCTCTACCAACACCCCAGGGACACACCCACTCAGTGAGCAGACTCCTCCCCCTCAAATACCCAATCAGAACCAGGTGCTTGGGCCACATCCACTGCAGCATGGGCAGTCTGGCAACCAAGCAGTCGGCTCCGCCCACAGCCAGCAGAGGCCGCTCTCACTCCACAGCCAGAGCCCGCCCTTCGCAGTGCCCTGCCCACCCTCACACCTCAGTCAGGATGGTACCTACAGCCCTGAGCACAG GTTCCAGAGGCAGATGTCGGAGCCgtgtctccccttccctccctctgagAGCCAGGCTCGCCCCCAGTTCCTGGCCCAGCAGCAGGCCCCCAGCCACAGCACCCTGCCCAGGGATGGGAGGCCTCCCTACCACCGCCAGATGTCTGAGCCCCTGGTCCCTGGTCTACATGGCTTCAAGCAAGAGCTGCTGGACCCCCGCTACACCGAGGAGGGTGTCCCCTCCATGGGCTCTCAGGCTGCCTTCCACCCCATGGCCATCAAGCAGGAGCCCCGGGACTTCTGCTTCGACTCTG AAGTGCCTATCTGTCAGTCTACATTTGGAAGAGCAGGGACCTTCTACCAAAACAACCATGAAA GTTTCTCCTTCAGAGAGCTTCACCTGTACTATGACGATACCTGTGTGGTTCCTGACAGACTtgaag GGAAGGTCAAGCAAGAGCCCTCAGTGTACCGTGACTGCCCTCCATACCAGCGTCGCGGCTCTCTGCAGCTCTGGCAGTTCCTGGTCACCCTATTGGACGACCCGGCCAACGGTCACTTCATCGCCTGGACAGGCCGGGGCATGGAGTTCAAACTAATAGAGCCTGAAGAG GTGGCTCGCCGCTGGGGCATCCAGAAGAACAGGCCAGCCATGAACTATGACAAGCTGAGTCGTTCTCTGCGCTACTACTACGAGAAGGGCATCATGCAGAAG GTGGCTGGTGAAAGGTATGTGTACAAGTTTGTGTGTGACCCTGAGGCCCTGTTCTCCATGGCCTTCCCTGACAACCAAAGGCCCAACCTGAAGGCCGACCCAGACAGTCTGCCCTGCGGTCAGGTAGACGACGACACCCTGCCTCTCACCCACTACGACAAGAACACCCCTTACCTGGTGGACTCTGgggagcagtgtgtaggaggcCTACCCTTCCCTGATGGCTACGGCTACTGA